From the Halomonas sp. MCCC 1A13316 genome, the window CTCTATACGTTCGCCGGTTCGTTGGCGCTGCTACTCGGCATCATCGGGCTCTATCTCTCCCTCGACTCGCCGACCTTCGACATGCGTACCATCATCGAGCAGCAGCCGCTGGCGGGCAGCGGTGCCTATGCCAGCCTGGTGTTCCTGGCGATGATGCTGGGGCTGGCGATCAAGACGCCGCTGGTGCCGGTGCATACCTGGTTGCCCCAGGCCCACGTCGACGCGCCGGGGCCGGCCTCGGCGATTCTCGCCGGGGTGCTGCTCAAGATGGGTACCTACGGCATGATCCGGCTGCCGCTGGCCATGCTCGGCGAGACCTTTGCCCGCTTCGCCTTGCCGGTGGCGCTGCTGGCGCTGGTGGCGATTCTCTACGGTGCCCTGGTGGCGCTGGGCCAGAGCAACCTCAAGCGACGTATCGCCTACACCTCGATCAACCATATGGGTTACACCGTGCTGGGGATCGCCGTGGCCGCTTCGCTGGTCGGCGGGCATGATGAGGCGCGTCGGCTGGCGCTGACCGGTGCCACGGTGGAGATGGTTGCCCACGGCCTGATCACCGGCTCGCTGTTCCTGATCAGTGGCTCGCTGTGGCAGCGCACGGGGGACTATGCCATGGCGCGCTACGGTGGCCTGGCTCGCCGGGCGCCGCAGTTGACCGCGCTGACCGTGCTGGCAGCCTTCGCCAGCCTGGGCATGCCGGGGCTGGCCGGCTTCGTTGCCGAGTTTCAGGTATTCACCGGAACCTTCGCCGTCTACCCCTGGCTGGCGGTGCTGGGGGTCCTAGGCATACTGGTCACCGCGGCGCTGTTTCTGGACCTGCTGTGGCGGCTGTTCTTCGGTCGGCTGCCCGAGCACCTGGAAAATTTTCCCGACCTCGACCGTGCCGAAATCGGTGTGCTCGGTGTCCTGGCGCTGGGTATCGTGGCGATCGGTGTGGCGCCACACTTCCTGCTCGACGTGGTTGAGGCCTCGGCGAGCCTGCTGACCGGAGGACGCTGATGCCCGTGGCGGACCTGACCCCCGAACTTGCGCTGCTGATCGGGGCGGTGGTGATAGTGCTGGGTGCGGCCTTCATGCCGCACTCCCGCCAAGGCTGGCTGGCCGGCGCGGCCCTGGTGGTGCTGATTACCGCCCTGGGCGCCGTGGTCGTTCAGTGGCCGGCAGCGCCTTCGCTGACGTTTTCGGGGGTCTGGATCCTGGACGCGCCAGCCTCGCTGGCCAAGCTGCTCATTGTGGGTAGCGGCGCGCTTGCCGTGGCGATGTCCCCCGATTGGATGCGCAGCGACCCGCGGCATGGCGAGTACTATGCGCTGTGCCTGTTCGCGCTGCTGGGCGCCATGGTCATGGCTGCGGCCGGCGATAGCATGGAGCTGCTGCTTGGCGTGCTGCTCTCCTCGGCGGCCAGCTATCCGCTGGTAGCCTACCATCGCGGGTTTGCACCGGCGCTGGAAGCGGGCATGAAATACTTTCTGATCGGCGCCCTGGCCAATGCGCTGCTGTGTGTCGGGGTAGTCATGCTGTTCGGCCTGGTCGGTGATACCGACTACCGCGTGTTGTCCGCTTTTCTTGCCCAGAGCGACCGCCTGGCGCTCAGTGTGGCCATGGGCTGCGTGATCTTGGGGCTCGCCTTCAAGCTGGCGGCATTTCCGGCCCATGCCTGGATGCCCGATGTCGCCCAGGCAGCGCCGGCACCGGTCGCCGCGATGCTGAGCGTGGCGCCCAAGGTGGGGGCGGCGCTGGCGCTTGCGCGCCTGATGGCTCTATTGCCCGGGGATCAGGGACTGATCTGGCTGGTGGCCATGGTGTCGGCGATCACCATGACCTTGGGCAACTTGGCGGCACTACGCCAGTCCGACGTTCGCCGGCTGCTGGGCTGGTCGTCGGTCTCCCAGTCCGGTTATGCATTGATGGCGGTGGCCGTGATCGAACGCGCCGAGGTTGCCGTAACGGCGCTGCTCGCATTCCTGGCCGCCTATGCGCTGGCCAATCTGACCGCCTTCGCCGTGATCACGCACCTGCGCGGACGAACCGATCTTGACGACTACCGTGGCCTGGCACGGACACAACCCCTTGCGACAGCGGTGCTCATCGTCGCCATGCTGTCACTGGTGGGCATTCCTCCCTTGGTTGGCTTTTTCGGCAAGTTCCTGCTTTTCGAGGCTACGCTGGCGGCCGACCATGCCTGGCTGGCCGTAATCGCGGTGCTCAATACCCTGGTTTCGCTGTACTACTACCTGCGGGTGGCTGCGGCAATGCTGTTCGCTCCTCCTGAAGGGGAGGTCTCTACGCTGGGGCGGGCCTCGTGGCTTGCCATGCTGGTCGGGTTCGTGCTGTTGCTGGCCGCTAGTCTCGGCGTCGAGGGGCTCTTTCAGGATATGACGCTATGGCGCGTCGCTGCGGCGGGATAGTGCCGACGGTGGGCTTGATTGCCGGTAAGGTCGCAAAGCGCTTGCCAACATGGAAGGGAGGCGCCCCGGGTGCCATGCTGAAACCAACTGCCTGCCTACAGAAGATACCCCATGCCACTGTCCAATCGCTGGCACTACCTGCTGTCGCTGCTGTGTGGGGCCGTGCTGTTGGCTGGCCCGTTGGCCGCAGGCGCCCGTGAACTCGCCGCCGAAATCGGCGAGATGGTCGAGGTGGAGGTCGCCACGGTGGGGCTGGCCGGCTTTGGCGGTCCGCCGGTGGTGCTGCTGCGCGAGCCGGGCGTGCGCGAGG encodes:
- a CDS encoding complex I subunit 4 family protein, whose protein sequence is MLTVALFAPLLGALVLAATSRWSAGQARWIAAGASGVSLLALVVAWLAFDPTGALFQHVDEVQWVPSLGMAYRVGVDGIALAVATMSAVLFVAAILYPFDTRGEARQYYAWLLFMHGVSLGVFLSLDLLMFYVCFDLTLVGMYFLIGRWGHGEPQLAAFKFFLYTFAGSLALLLGIIGLYLSLDSPTFDMRTIIEQQPLAGSGAYASLVFLAMMLGLAIKTPLVPVHTWLPQAHVDAPGPASAILAGVLLKMGTYGMIRLPLAMLGETFARFALPVALLALVAILYGALVALGQSNLKRRIAYTSINHMGYTVLGIAVAASLVGGHDEARRLALTGATVEMVAHGLITGSLFLISGSLWQRTGDYAMARYGGLARRAPQLTALTVLAAFASLGMPGLAGFVAEFQVFTGTFAVYPWLAVLGVLGILVTAALFLDLLWRLFFGRLPEHLENFPDLDRAEIGVLGVLALGIVAIGVAPHFLLDVVEASASLLTGGR
- a CDS encoding NADH-quinone oxidoreductase subunit N, with protein sequence MPVADLTPELALLIGAVVIVLGAAFMPHSRQGWLAGAALVVLITALGAVVVQWPAAPSLTFSGVWILDAPASLAKLLIVGSGALAVAMSPDWMRSDPRHGEYYALCLFALLGAMVMAAAGDSMELLLGVLLSSAASYPLVAYHRGFAPALEAGMKYFLIGALANALLCVGVVMLFGLVGDTDYRVLSAFLAQSDRLALSVAMGCVILGLAFKLAAFPAHAWMPDVAQAAPAPVAAMLSVAPKVGAALALARLMALLPGDQGLIWLVAMVSAITMTLGNLAALRQSDVRRLLGWSSVSQSGYALMAVAVIERAEVAVTALLAFLAAYALANLTAFAVITHLRGRTDLDDYRGLARTQPLATAVLIVAMLSLVGIPPLVGFFGKFLLFEATLAADHAWLAVIAVLNTLVSLYYYLRVAAAMLFAPPEGEVSTLGRASWLAMLVGFVLLLAASLGVEGLFQDMTLWRVAAAG